One part of the Aquila chrysaetos chrysaetos chromosome 26, bAquChr1.4, whole genome shotgun sequence genome encodes these proteins:
- the C26H12orf50 gene encoding uncharacterized protein C12orf50 homolog, with the protein MTLISVNFNKAEVQKNNFNICFLLQRKYSNVPCFWETQPVGCVRFNCAFHHSKPRNINGLFLPPTNSAPLQQGVQGGILHPAHRQELLRNQKNIVLPIHPPVIININDDDDDEEDDEEEENRVPEWVPRTAADLEEERAIKEICYKSGEYYGIQYPHEHQPTKTVSAPRENELLPLEATEQHLQKETNHTELVKSHHYQEVKEEKGIPEEPRNSPNTGTGKGIHTSDPKVKPRYQQRRQMKDDRTASSYIPYERETGRKTYFNSSEPRRSAYVVYRTVTTTQEPKFSGSTAVPEPRGWKGSKQKNQLDTNRRFWTQMENYDKYTSGSYNAPTQRKRNPHAKTFSKSKTTIQSQEDMEVNRKGERYIDRRKR; encoded by the exons ATGACGCTAATATCTGTAAACTTTAATAAGGCAGaggtacagaaaaataattttaa TATCTGTTTTCTCCTGCAGCGGAAGTACAGCAACGTCCCCTGTTTCTGGGAAACACAACCCGTAGGCTGTGTGAGGTTCAACTGTGCCTTCCATCATAGCAAACCTCGTAATATAAATGGACTTTTTTTGCCACCTACCAACA GTGCCCCACTGCAACAGGGTGTCCAAGGAGGGATTCTGCATCCAGCACATCGTCAAGAATTACTCAGAAATCAAAAGAATATTGTACTACCAATTCATCCTCCAGTGATTATAAACATCAACGACGATGACGATGATGAAGAGGAcgatgaagaggaagagaatc GTGTTCCTGAGTGGGTGCCTAGGACTGCTGCAGATCTTGAAGAGGAAAgagcaataaaagaaatatgCTATAAGTCTG GAGAGTATTACGGGATTCAGTACCCCCACGAACACCAACCAACAAAAACTGTGTCTGCACCTCGGGAAAATGAGCTATTGCCCTTGGAAGCTACTGAGCAACACTTGCAGAAAG AAACCAACCACACTGAGCTGGTAAAGAGCCATCACTATCAAGAagtaaaggaagagaaagggataCCTGAGGAGCCAAGAAATTCACCTAATACAGGAACAGGCAAAG GAATTCACACTTCAGACCCCAAAGTCAAACCAAGGTACCAACAAAGGCGTCAAATGAAGGATGATCGAACTGCTTCTTCTTATATTCCTTATGAgagagaaactggaagaaagacTTACTTTAATTCTTCAGAACCTCGAAGATCAGCATATGTAGTCTACCGTACTGTCACCACCACCCAAGAACCAAAGTTCAGTGGATCTACAG CAGTACCTGAGCCACGTGGTTGGAAAGGCTCCAAGCAAAAGAATCAGCTTGATACTAATAGAAGATTTTGGACCCAAATGGAAAACTATG ACAAATATACTTCAGGATCTTACAATGCACCaactcagaggaaaagaaatccacaTGCAAAAACGTTCTCTAAGTCTAAAACAACTATTCAG AGCCAAGAAGACATGGAAGTGAATAGAAAAGGAGAACGATATATagacagaagaaagagatga